From a region of the Spelaeicoccus albus genome:
- a CDS encoding dipeptidase has product MTRLLIDTHNDLPAALREKAGYAVSGLDRVRPELHTDLVKLKAGGLSAQFWSVWVPSDLAEPDAVAATMEQIDAVYRLVAEYPHVFAFAATADQVDNAVAGGRIASLLGIEGGHSIGESLGVLRSFARLGVRYMTVTHNDDTSWAASGTGERQTTGLNAMGIAIVAEMNRIGMMVDISHTAESTQLDALATSRAPVIFSHSSCRAVADHPRNVSDAVLEKMASLGGVQHVTFVPGFVSQPRIDWRLRMLEVRAELGLPGDGASAFAEAPKPGESPADVMVRNDELLGADPDAGRPETARADWARWLEENPAPAATVNDVVRHIEHARDVAGVDHIGLGGDFDGTGELPVGLEDVSCYPAIFTELSARGWSESDLDKLAGVNTLRVMRDIEDAAEDLIVPGFA; this is encoded by the coding sequence ATGACCCGCCTGCTGATCGATACGCATAACGATCTGCCTGCGGCGCTGCGAGAAAAAGCGGGCTATGCGGTGTCCGGACTCGACCGGGTCAGGCCGGAGTTGCATACCGACCTGGTCAAGCTGAAGGCCGGCGGGCTGTCCGCCCAGTTCTGGTCCGTGTGGGTGCCGTCCGATCTCGCTGAACCGGACGCCGTGGCGGCGACGATGGAGCAGATCGACGCCGTCTACCGTCTCGTTGCCGAATATCCGCACGTCTTTGCGTTTGCCGCGACGGCGGATCAGGTCGACAACGCAGTCGCCGGCGGCAGGATCGCTTCGCTGCTCGGCATCGAAGGGGGACACTCGATCGGTGAATCGCTCGGCGTCCTGCGCTCGTTCGCCCGACTGGGGGTGCGGTACATGACTGTGACGCACAATGACGACACGTCGTGGGCGGCATCCGGCACGGGGGAGCGCCAGACAACCGGGTTGAACGCCATGGGGATCGCGATCGTGGCGGAGATGAACCGGATCGGCATGATGGTGGACATCTCGCACACGGCCGAGTCGACGCAGCTCGATGCCCTTGCAACGTCGCGCGCCCCGGTGATCTTTTCGCACTCGTCGTGCCGCGCCGTCGCCGACCATCCGCGAAATGTGTCGGACGCGGTGCTTGAAAAGATGGCCTCACTCGGGGGAGTCCAGCACGTGACGTTCGTGCCCGGATTCGTGTCGCAGCCGCGCATTGACTGGCGACTGCGGATGCTCGAGGTCAGGGCGGAGCTCGGGCTGCCGGGCGACGGTGCATCGGCGTTCGCCGAGGCTCCGAAACCCGGCGAATCACCCGCGGACGTGATGGTCCGGAATGACGAGCTGCTCGGAGCCGATCCGGACGCCGGTCGGCCGGAAACCGCCCGCGCTGATTGGGCGCGCTGGCTCGAGGAGAACCCTGCCCCCGCCGCAACCGTGAACGACGTCGTACGCCATATCGAGCATGCCCGGGACGTGGCGGGTGTCGACCACATCGGGCTGGGCGGCGATTTCGACGGCACCGGCGAGTTGCCGGTGGGGCTTGAGGACGTCAGTTGCTACCCGGCCATCTTCACCGAACTGAGCGCTCGCGGGTGGTCGGAATCCGATCTGGACAAATTGGCCGGCGTCAACACGCTCCGCGTGATGCGTGACATCGAGGACGCCGCCGAGGATCTCATTGTGCCCGGCTTCGCGTAA
- a CDS encoding sensor histidine kinase, whose product MTERRGLSARARILAWIMLIVSVAAVAIVVLTGSALISRVNAATNTELGHEVAKFRAFAADPEPEARGDTSTVSGLLTSYLWHNLPDRSEALFSIVNGKADRRTVGDPPVRLDSNRAFVRRAASATKPTSGTIATSAGKAEYVVVPVRIVGKSARGQLVIAEFVAPAYDHAWSTIWTMSAIAFAALVVAAVTGWFVAGRVLAPIRKVRETAARISDTDLGRRIDVVGSDDVGRLAQTFNTMLDRLETAFDGQRRFLNDAGHELRTPITVVRGHLEVMGDDPDEREQTMHLVDDELRRMSRIVDDLIMLARSERTDFVVPGPTDLTDLVVESFTKATALADRRWSIDETPEGIAIADGQRLTQALLQLTSNAVAHTGPGDRISMGGRLSDGRIRLWVADTGTGISPADHERIFERFAKASHSRRSRGTGLGLAIVSNIVEAHHGTVSVESVPGRGTTFTLELPWNRTMEGP is encoded by the coding sequence ATGACTGAGCGTCGCGGTCTGTCGGCACGCGCCCGCATCTTGGCATGGATCATGCTGATCGTCTCGGTCGCGGCCGTCGCGATCGTGGTGCTCACCGGAAGCGCCCTGATCTCCCGCGTGAACGCCGCAACCAACACCGAACTCGGCCATGAGGTCGCCAAGTTTCGTGCGTTCGCGGCCGATCCCGAGCCCGAGGCCCGAGGTGACACCTCCACGGTTTCCGGGTTATTGACCAGCTACCTGTGGCACAATCTGCCCGATCGTTCGGAAGCGCTCTTCAGCATCGTGAACGGGAAGGCGGACCGCCGTACGGTCGGCGATCCGCCGGTACGGCTCGATTCCAATCGCGCATTCGTCCGGCGGGCGGCGTCCGCAACGAAACCGACGTCGGGCACGATAGCGACCTCGGCCGGCAAAGCCGAATATGTCGTCGTACCTGTCCGTATCGTCGGTAAAAGTGCCCGCGGCCAGCTCGTGATCGCCGAGTTCGTGGCACCCGCGTACGACCACGCATGGTCGACGATTTGGACGATGTCTGCCATCGCGTTTGCCGCGCTTGTCGTGGCGGCCGTCACGGGATGGTTCGTCGCAGGCCGTGTCCTCGCGCCCATCCGCAAGGTGCGAGAAACCGCCGCTCGGATCAGCGACACCGATCTCGGACGGCGCATCGATGTCGTCGGCTCCGATGACGTCGGCCGGCTGGCACAGACGTTCAACACCATGTTGGATCGCCTCGAGACCGCGTTCGACGGACAACGCCGCTTTCTCAATGACGCCGGACATGAACTTCGCACGCCGATCACGGTGGTCCGCGGGCATCTCGAAGTAATGGGCGACGATCCGGACGAACGCGAGCAGACCATGCATTTGGTCGACGACGAACTCCGGCGCATGTCTCGAATCGTCGACGACCTGATCATGCTGGCGCGCAGCGAGCGGACTGACTTCGTCGTGCCGGGACCGACCGATCTGACGGACCTCGTCGTCGAGAGCTTCACGAAAGCCACTGCCCTCGCCGACAGGCGATGGTCGATCGACGAAACCCCTGAAGGCATCGCGATTGCGGACGGTCAGCGTTTGACCCAGGCACTGCTCCAGCTGACGTCCAATGCCGTCGCGCACACGGGGCCGGGCGACCGGATCTCGATGGGCGGCCGGTTGTCCGACGGGCGGATCCGGCTGTGGGTGGCAGATACCGGAACCGGGATCTCGCCGGCCGACCACGAACGGATTTTCGAACGATTCGCCAAAGCTAGCCATTCGCGCCGATCGCGCGGCACCGGCCTCGGGTTGGCGATCGTGTCCAATATCGTCGAAGCCCATCATGGGACCGTCAGCGTCGAATCGGTGCCGGGACGCGGCACCACTTTCACCCTTGAACTGCCTTGGAACCGAACGATGGAGGGCCCGTGA
- a CDS encoding response regulator transcription factor, with protein sequence MNRILIAEDEDRIASFIHKGLTTNGFRSETVADGHSAVEFARTGDFDLIILDIGLPGLDGFSALRRIRADRNDIPVIILTARDAVEDTVAGLSGGADDYMRKPFAFDELLARVRLRLRSEPGQETTLLKVADLSLDVRTRRALAADKAVDLTTREYALLEVFMRHPDVVLTRQQLLSQVWGFDFDPGSNVVDVYVRYLRTKLGTDRIETVRGAGYRLRAQ encoded by the coding sequence GTGAACCGTATTCTCATTGCCGAAGACGAGGACCGCATCGCATCGTTCATTCACAAGGGCCTGACAACGAACGGATTCCGCTCCGAAACAGTCGCCGACGGACATTCGGCCGTTGAGTTCGCCAGGACCGGCGACTTTGACCTGATCATTCTGGATATCGGTCTTCCCGGCCTGGACGGATTCAGTGCCTTGCGGCGTATCCGCGCCGACCGCAACGACATCCCCGTCATCATCCTCACGGCCAGGGATGCCGTCGAAGACACGGTTGCGGGCCTGTCGGGCGGCGCCGACGACTATATGCGCAAACCGTTCGCCTTCGACGAACTTCTCGCCCGCGTCCGGCTCCGTCTTCGTTCGGAGCCGGGGCAGGAAACCACGCTGCTCAAAGTCGCGGATCTGTCCCTCGACGTCCGCACCCGGCGAGCACTCGCCGCCGACAAAGCAGTGGACCTGACCACCCGGGAGTACGCGCTGCTTGAAGTGTTCATGCGTCACCCCGATGTCGTGCTGACCCGGCAACAATTGCTCAGCCAAGTGTGGGGATTCGATTTCGACCCGGGCTCCAACGTGGTCGATGTCTACGTACGGTATTTGCGCACCAAGCTCGGCACGGACCGTATTGAAACCGTGCGCGGCGCGGGTTACCGCCTGCGTGCGCAGTAG
- a CDS encoding DUF4956 domain-containing protein: MSFAIAIGTDLAAIIILAYALYFRRHQRRDLMLSYIALNVGVVAVTIALSSVEVGIGLGIGLFGILSIIRLRSDQITQQEIAYYFVSLALGLLAGLRPSPLWITPALSALVLLVMVVVDSPRVAPRARRHSLTVDRAFLDEAALTAHTEQLLGAHVTRIEVLSVDLVRDVTVIDVRYRLAAGRSGRRAVDNSSVESLPANAPRTMHAAANVGVAASRPVRGTERVS; encoded by the coding sequence ATGTCATTTGCCATCGCCATCGGAACCGATCTGGCCGCGATTATCATCCTCGCCTATGCGCTGTACTTTCGCAGGCATCAGCGGCGCGACCTCATGCTGTCCTACATTGCATTGAACGTCGGCGTCGTCGCCGTCACGATTGCCCTGAGCTCGGTCGAGGTCGGCATCGGACTCGGTATCGGATTGTTCGGGATTCTTTCGATAATCCGGCTGCGCTCCGATCAGATCACGCAACAGGAGATCGCCTACTACTTCGTGTCACTGGCGCTCGGCTTGCTGGCGGGCTTGCGCCCCTCGCCGCTGTGGATCACGCCGGCGCTGTCGGCGCTGGTGCTGTTGGTGATGGTCGTGGTCGACAGTCCACGGGTCGCGCCGCGCGCTCGTCGGCACTCACTCACCGTCGACCGCGCATTCCTCGACGAGGCGGCGCTGACGGCGCATACCGAACAGCTGCTGGGTGCGCACGTGACGCGAATCGAAGTTTTGAGCGTCGACCTGGTCCGTGACGTCACGGTGATCGACGTCCGCTACCGACTCGCGGCCGGCCGGTCGGGCCGGCGGGCCGTCGACAACTCGTCCGTCGAATCCCTGCCGGCAAATGCCCCGCGTACGATGCACGCTGCAGCAAATGTCGGGGTGGCCGCGAGCCGCCCGGTCCGCGGAACCGAGCGGGTCTCCTGA
- a CDS encoding polyphosphate polymerase domain-containing protein, with the protein MPVVPPRPTRRPDTSGLYSAMSSLPPISLTELNAQAELMTRVDRKYFVPRELFVDLLERSAGQFRALQIGRTRVFRYRTIYFDTPQFEFFRQHAQGRRHRFKVRTRTYCESGDCRLEVKSKGYRDRTVKQRIAHDPTRSAALSLGDLDFIGRITGTDPTGLRPVLETLYRRATLCHDDQRVTCDIELQNTAGSLVHEGPSDVLVETKSSGSAGPLDLLLRSAGVRTHSVSKYCVAASLLYPELPHNKWNRTLSRYFGAEPRYQTAA; encoded by the coding sequence ATGCCCGTTGTGCCGCCCCGGCCGACCCGACGTCCCGACACGTCCGGCCTGTATTCGGCAATGAGTTCGCTGCCGCCGATCTCGCTGACCGAGCTCAACGCGCAGGCCGAGTTGATGACGCGCGTCGACCGCAAATATTTCGTTCCGCGCGAGCTGTTCGTCGACCTGCTCGAACGGTCGGCAGGGCAATTCCGCGCTCTTCAGATCGGCCGTACCCGGGTGTTCCGGTATAGGACCATCTACTTCGATACCCCGCAATTCGAATTCTTCCGGCAGCATGCGCAGGGACGTCGGCACCGGTTCAAGGTGCGTACGCGCACTTATTGCGAATCCGGCGACTGCCGTCTCGAAGTGAAGTCGAAAGGTTACCGGGATCGGACAGTGAAACAGCGAATCGCACACGATCCGACACGCTCGGCAGCGCTCAGCCTCGGCGACCTGGACTTCATCGGTCGGATCACCGGCACGGATCCGACAGGCTTGCGACCGGTGCTCGAAACGCTCTACCGCCGTGCGACTTTGTGTCACGACGATCAACGCGTCACGTGTGACATCGAATTGCAGAACACGGCCGGAAGTCTGGTGCATGAGGGGCCGAGCGATGTGCTCGTCGAAACAAAGTCCTCCGGGTCGGCCGGGCCGCTCGATCTGCTGCTGCGATCTGCGGGCGTCCGGACGCACTCGGTCAGCAAATACTGCGTGGCGGCATCATTGCTTTATCCCGAATTGCCGCATAACAAGTGGAATCGGACGCTCAGCCGCTATTTCGGCGCCGAACCGCGGTACCAAACGGCAGCCTAG
- a CDS encoding peptide deformylase — protein MTIHPIVILGQPVLHTRAAEVEAFDDDLEQLVADMFDTLDASNGVGLAAPQIGVGKRIFVYDMQADDGTPRRGVFVNPRIATSKVPGTAPDKDDEAEGCLSAPGEHFPLKRADWARVNGVDQYGAPVEIEARDWFARCMQHEYDHLDGKLYIDRLNARWAKRAKKTIKANGWGVPGLTWMPGVDPDPFGH, from the coding sequence GTGACTATCCATCCGATCGTGATCCTCGGGCAGCCCGTCCTGCACACTCGCGCGGCCGAAGTCGAAGCCTTCGACGACGACTTGGAGCAGCTGGTGGCGGATATGTTCGACACCCTCGACGCGTCGAACGGCGTCGGGCTTGCCGCTCCCCAAATCGGCGTCGGCAAACGTATCTTCGTCTACGACATGCAAGCCGACGACGGCACGCCGCGCCGCGGAGTCTTCGTCAATCCCCGCATAGCCACGTCGAAGGTGCCGGGCACGGCCCCGGACAAGGATGACGAGGCCGAGGGGTGTCTGTCGGCCCCCGGTGAGCATTTTCCGCTCAAACGCGCCGACTGGGCACGCGTGAACGGTGTCGACCAGTACGGCGCCCCGGTCGAGATCGAGGCGAGGGACTGGTTTGCCCGATGCATGCAGCACGAATACGACCATTTGGACGGCAAGCTGTATATCGACAGGTTGAACGCCCGGTGGGCGAAGCGGGCCAAAAAGACGATCAAGGCCAACGGCTGGGGTGTGCCGGGGCTGACTTGGATGCCGGGCGTCGATCCCGACCCGTTCGGTCACTGA
- the cysK gene encoding cysteine synthase A: MQIYNNVSELVGRTPLVRLNKVSEATGANVIAKLEFYNPANSVKDRIGVSIIDAAEKSGQLKAGGEIVEATSGNTGIALAMVGAARGYKVKLAMPESASKERRALLRAFGAELVLTPSAEGMKGAVEKAEQIGADEGAVLARQFANQANVEVHRATTGPEIWNDTDGQIDIFVAGIGTGGTITGAGQYLRSQKSDVKIVAVEPADSAILNGKPAGSHKIQGLGANFIPEILDTNIYDEVVDVENDDAFRVAREVAADEGVLVGISSGAAVWAATQVASRPENAGKNIVVIIPSFGERYLSTPLYAGLMD; the protein is encoded by the coding sequence TTGCAGATTTACAACAACGTCTCCGAACTCGTCGGCCGGACCCCGCTTGTCCGCCTGAACAAGGTGAGCGAAGCCACCGGGGCGAACGTGATCGCCAAGCTCGAGTTCTACAACCCCGCGAACAGCGTCAAAGACCGCATCGGCGTGTCAATCATCGACGCCGCCGAGAAGTCCGGCCAGTTGAAGGCCGGCGGCGAGATCGTCGAAGCCACCAGCGGCAACACCGGAATCGCTCTGGCCATGGTCGGCGCGGCCCGCGGATACAAGGTCAAGCTGGCCATGCCCGAATCGGCAAGCAAGGAACGCCGCGCATTGTTGCGGGCATTCGGAGCCGAACTGGTGCTCACGCCGTCCGCCGAGGGCATGAAAGGCGCCGTCGAGAAGGCCGAACAGATCGGCGCCGACGAAGGAGCCGTCCTGGCTCGCCAGTTCGCCAATCAAGCCAACGTCGAAGTTCACCGCGCCACCACCGGCCCGGAGATCTGGAACGACACCGACGGTCAGATCGACATCTTTGTGGCGGGTATCGGCACGGGCGGAACCATCACCGGAGCCGGTCAGTACCTGCGCAGCCAAAAGAGCGACGTCAAGATCGTGGCCGTCGAGCCCGCCGATTCGGCAATTTTGAACGGTAAGCCGGCCGGCAGCCACAAGATCCAGGGCCTGGGTGCGAACTTCATCCCCGAAATCCTGGACACGAACATCTACGACGAGGTCGTGGACGTGGAAAACGACGACGCGTTCCGTGTCGCCCGCGAAGTCGCCGCCGATGAAGGTGTGCTCGTCGGCATCTCTTCCGGTGCGGCCGTCTGGGCGGCGACTCAGGTGGCGTCCCGCCCCGAGAACGCCGGCAAGAACATCGTCGTGATCATTCCGTCGTTTGGCGAGCGGTATCTCTCCACGCCCCTGTATGCCGGATTGATGGACTGA
- the epsC gene encoding serine O-acetyltransferase EpsC produces MSLVSRMREDLQTARRRDPAAPGNLVMVLGYPGLHATWAHRAQHWLWNRRGGRSAARLLSQVTRATTGVEIHPAAVIGRRFFIDHAMGVVIGETAEIGDDVMLYHGVTLGGRSMEAVKRHPTIEDGVTIGAGAKVLGPVVVGAGAQIGANAVVVHDVPAGAIAVGVPAKIRGDAKSHPEPTQDSTVEWELADPALWI; encoded by the coding sequence ATGTCGCTCGTCTCTCGAATGCGAGAGGACCTGCAGACTGCTCGGCGCCGCGATCCGGCGGCGCCCGGCAATCTGGTCATGGTCCTCGGATATCCGGGCTTGCACGCCACCTGGGCGCATCGCGCGCAGCATTGGCTGTGGAACCGCCGAGGCGGTCGATCGGCCGCACGCCTGCTGTCCCAGGTCACGCGAGCAACCACCGGAGTGGAAATCCACCCTGCCGCCGTCATCGGACGCCGCTTCTTCATCGATCACGCCATGGGTGTGGTCATTGGCGAGACGGCCGAGATCGGCGACGACGTGATGCTCTATCACGGCGTCACATTGGGCGGGCGGTCCATGGAGGCCGTCAAACGCCACCCGACGATTGAGGACGGCGTGACGATCGGCGCGGGCGCCAAGGTGCTCGGGCCCGTGGTCGTCGGCGCGGGTGCGCAAATTGGCGCCAACGCAGTGGTCGTCCACGACGTGCCGGCCGGCGCCATTGCGGTTGGTGTTCCGGCCAAGATCCGCGGTGACGCGAAGTCTCATCCGGAGCCGACGCAAGACAGCACCGTCGAATGGGAGCTTGCCGACCCGGCGCTCTGGATTTAA